A single region of the Lycium barbarum isolate Lr01 chromosome 2, ASM1917538v2, whole genome shotgun sequence genome encodes:
- the LOC132628096 gene encoding bZIP transcription factor 29-like translates to MAQTAQSNSKPPMSHNFGVGASHARSLSQPSIFSNCCLPPLSPIPPIEPSMAKDMSMEEVDVNSQGPNVVSSFTRENTFRGSDGLPPRKGHRRSNSDVPLGFSAMIQSSPQLMPISGQKVIGERKARGEVTDELLFSYMNLENIEALNSPGTEDRDKDSMVSGTKVSGCDSSNNEAESVLKGNTASIQPTSLREGTKRSADANIAPAARHFRSLSMDSGIGSFKYGDESPNLPTSLVIRSGQLSPSNSGNESSSKHNFDFGNAEFSEAELKKIMADERLAEIAVSDPKRAKRILANRLSAARSKERKLRYISELEHKVQKLQTEATTLSTQVTILQKDFTEISSLNSELKFRIQAMEQQAQLRDALHETLTAEVQRLKLAAGELREEGRLPNSMTQQMSVKHNMFQMQRQQPSQMPQLSVGKASASSATPASA, encoded by the exons ATGGCTCAGACAGCTCAGTCTAATTCTAAGCCACCTATGAGTCACAATTTTGGTGTGGGAGCTTCTCATGCGAGGTCTTTATCTCAACCGAGTATTTTCTCGAATTGTTGTTTGCCCCCACTGAGCCCTATTCCTCCTATCGAGCCGTCGATGGCGAAGGACATGTCTATGGAGGAAGTAGATGTGAATTCTCAAGGTCCAAATGTTGTGTCTTCCTTTACAAGGGAAAACACGTTTCGGGGAAGTGATGGTCTTCCTCCTCGGAAAGGACATCGTCGATCTAACAGTGATGTTCCGTTAGGATTCTCAGCTATGATACAGTCTTCACCTCAGTTGATGCCCATAAGTGGCCAGAAAGTTATTGGTGAGAGGAAAGCAAGGGGAGAGGTTACAGATGAGTTATTGTTTTCCTATATGAATTTAGAAAATATAGAGGCATTGAACTCTCCAGGCACTGAGGATAGAGATAAGGACAGTATGGTCAGTGGCACAAAGGTAAGCGGTTGTGACAGCAGCAATAATGAAGCGGAAAGTGTTTTGAAAGGGAACACTGCTAGTATCCAACCAACAAGTTTAAGGGAAGGAACAAAGAGGAGCGCAGATGCGAATATTGCTCCAGCTGCACGTCACTTTAGGAGTCTTTCCATGGATAGTGGTATTGGAAGTTTTAAGTATGGCGATGAGTCACCAAACTTACCAACTTCTCTGGTGATACGTTCCGGTCAGCTTTCACCGAGTAATTCAGGAAATGAGAGTTCGAGCAAGCATAATTTTGACTTTGGAAATGCTGAATTTAGTGAAGCTGAGCTGAAGAAAATTATGGCAGATGAAAGACTTGCTGAGATTGCAGTTTCAGATCCTAAGCGCGCCAAAAG GATATTGGCTAATCGTCTGTCTGCTGCTCGATCCAAGGAGCGTAAATTGCGTTACATCTCAGAATTGGAACATAAGGTTCAAAAGCTACAGACAGAAGCAACTACCTTATCCACACAAGTTACCATCCTGCAG AAAGATTTTACTGAGATTTCAAGCTTGAACAGTGAGCTGAAATTCCGCATTCAAGCCATGGAACAACAGGCTCAACTTAGAGATG CCTTGCATGAGACATTAACTGCAGAAGTCCAGCGTTTAAAGCTTGCTGCTGGGGAACTACGGGAGGAAGGACGGTTGCCTAATAGCATGACACAACAGATGTCAGTGAAGCATAACATGTTCCAGATGCAGCGTCAGCAGCCTAGTCAAATGCCACAATTATCTGTTGGCAAAGCATCCGCCTCTTCAGCAACACCTGCATCCGCCTAG
- the LOC132628095 gene encoding protein BASIC PENTACYSTEINE6 — protein MDDSGHRDNGRHKPPQGQWLMQHQPSMKQIMAIMAERDAAIQERNLALSEKKAALAERDMAILQRDSALAERNNAILERDNAIATLQYRENSMNGSQINARGVKHMHHPQQHVHHQPHMGEPTYMNEAIPVSPPAPEPTKPRRNKRAKEPKAATGPKKIPKASKKVKRETEDLNQTSFGKSQEWKGAQEMGSASDDVSKPDWKDQDLGLNQVSFDETTMPVPVCSCTGVLRPCYKWGNGGWQSSCCTTNLSMYPLPAVPNKRHARIGGRKMSGGAFTKLLSRLAGEGHDLSNPVDLKNHWAKHGTNRYITIK, from the exons ATGGATGACAGTGGACATCGCGATAATGGTAGGCATAAACCGCCTCAGGGTCAG TGGTTGATGCAGCATCAGCCATCAATGAAGCAGATAATGGCCATCATGGCAGAAAGAGATGCTGCTATACAAGAAAGAAATCTGGCCCTTTCAGAAAAAAAGGCTGCCTTGGCGGAGCGTGACATGGCTATCCTGCAGCGAGATTCCGCACTAGCAGAACGAAATAATGCCATCTTGGAGCGGGATAACGCCATTGCTACTCTTCAGTATCGAGAAAACTCGATGAATGGCAGTCAGATTAATGCCCGTGGAGTGAAACACATGCACCATCCTCAACAACATGTACATCATCAGCCGCATATGGGAGAACCAACCTATATGAATGAAGCCATACCAGTGTCACCACCTGCTCCGGAGCCCACAAAGCCCCGTCGGAACAAAAGAGCTAAGGAGCCAAAGGCAGCGACAGGTCCCAAGAAGATTCCAAAAGCATCCAAGAAAGTGAAAAGGGAAACCGAAGATCTTAACCAAACATCATTCGGCAAATCTCAGGAGTGGAAGGGTGCACAAGAAATGGGCAGTGCAAGCGATGATGTGTCAAAACCGGATTGGAAGGATCAGGACCTCGGGCTCAACCAAGTTTCTTTCGATGAAACAACCATGCCAGTTCCAGTTTGTTCCTGCACCGGAGTTTTAAGACCTTGCTATAAATGGGGAAATGGAGGCTGGCAATCCTCCTGTTGCACGACCAATTTGTCGATGTATCCACTACCAGCTGTCCCAAACAAGCGACATGCCCGAATTGGTGGTCGAAAAATGAGCGGAGGTGCATTCACCAAGCTGCTTAGTCGCCTTGCAGGAGAAGGCCATGATTTATCAAATCCAGTTGATCTTAAGAACCACTGGGCAAAACATGGGACAAACCGCTACATCACCATCAAATAA